The nucleotide window CTAAAACTGGTTTTGTGGATGTAGCTTGTCCTAACAAGAGCTGTGCAGATTATGGGAAAACTGAAAACGGTAATATTGTGGGTAATGGAACTTACCAGACAAAAAATGGTCCTGTTCACAAATTTATTTGTCGAACATGCTCTAAAAGTTTCACTTCACATTCAAACACAATATTACACGATTTAAGAACAAATGAAGAAACAGTTTTTTTGGCTTTGAAAATGATTTTAAAAGGCATGAGTTTACGGGGAACAGCAGAAGTTTTAGGTGTTAAACTGGATACTGTGCGCAGATGGCTGCGCATAGCTTCTGAACACAGTGAAGAAATAAACAAAGTCCTTATGAAAGATATAAAAGTTGATAAAGTGGAGTTAGATGAGTTATGGACTTTTGTTAAAAAAAAACAGTTCCGAAAATGGAGCATGAATCAGAAGACGAAAGATGGATCTGGCTAAGCTTCGCACCCGAACACAGGCTAATCTTAGCAGCCTACGCAGGCGCCATGACTCAAGATGCGGCTGATGAGATTGTTAAACAAACCTGTGATCGAATAAACGAAAAACAATTACCTTTATTTGTCACAGACGGAAGAAAATACTACGCACAAGCACTATTGGACAGATACAGCTATACAAAGGAGTTTCCACGGACAGGTAAACAAGGACGTCCACGAAAACCGAAACAAATACCGTTACGGAAGTTAAAATATGCCCAAGTAGTGAAGGAGCGAGAAGGAGGAAACGTGGTTAATATTGAAAAACGCATTATATATGGCATGGAAGAAGATATTGACTCTAGTTTCATCTCTACTTCTTACATAGAACGAGAAAATTTGACTTTAAGGCAAGATAACAATAGATTAACAAGAAAAACATTAGGATATTCCAAAAAAGACGAATGGCTCCAACACCACGCCACACT belongs to uncultured Methanobacterium sp. and includes:
- a CDS encoding helix-turn-helix domain-containing protein, which encodes MGVRGPKTGFVDVACPNKSCADYGKTENGNIVGNGTYQTKNGPVHKFICRTCSKSFTSHSNTILHDLRTNEETVFLALKMILKGMSLRGTAEVLGVKLDTVRRWLRIASEHSEEINKVLMKDIKVDKVELDELWTFVKKKQFRKWSMNQKTKDGSG